The Syngnathus typhle isolate RoL2023-S1 ecotype Sweden linkage group LG14, RoL_Styp_1.0, whole genome shotgun sequence genome segment GTGATAGAAGGGATAATTgagcatattattattatttatattattatttatagtattattattaagaGTCTGGCATCTTGAGATGTTAAGGAACCAAGAAATGTCATAGTGGggaatatgtttttgtttttcgaatgTGCCAACACATTCaacattgttttaaaatgttggACTGTTCCCTAAGAAGAATCTCCTATGGAGGGTGAATGTCATCCTCCCAACTGGAAGAGGAACATCCATGATTTAGAGTTCATGTCACAGAGGCCTATTTGATAAATTCCTCCACAACCTTTGTGCTAGATGAAATGTACAGCGCAGTCCCACATACTACTCGCGGTCAGCAACCGGAGATTCACCCATTGATGGATTATTTTCAATAAGGCTTATTCTTTCATTCCAGAGGTAAAAAACCCAGAACATTTTGGTTTAAGCACATGACATTATTTATGTCTggtcaacatttttttattggacAATATTCATACAGTTTGTGTTGAGATTTAATTGATGATGCttaaaataaaagtaataaaCCAGGGCTGATTTTATTCATGTCGCAAAACTATATTTATAATTTTGCTTAGGTGGtttgattattattgttatctTTTTGTAACAACGATCTTCGGTTTTGGATAGGTGTTATCCTGGTTTGGCCTCTGTGCTCCAAAGAATGCGTTGGACGTTTTAACACATGGATAATTATAGAGAACATTGGTGGATGGGTGGATCTGTTTGAGATAAAAACCAAAAACTCACATTATTATGTTTTGGATGCtggaaaaccaacaacaaaaaaatacgcAGTTGACTGCCAGTGTACAAGTCCTAACAGCTGCTATAATAACTAACTGCAAGTACGTTTTCTTGCATGGATGAGCCACAGTGAAAACAGCCCGCAGCTCTATACACTTATGATTTGGACTTTCTCTCAGGAGCCAACCCGTGACAAATGGACAGAGGAATGTGCCATTACAAGTTACTGTATCATGTTCATGCATGCCGCCGGTGGTATTCCCACTTCATGCATTGTTGGCCTCTTTAATGCCTATCGCAGCTCTACAGTACAGTTTGACCACAGTTTTGATTAAGCACTTGACTAACCATAAAGCCTTGTTGGCAACGGTTGAGCGGCTGGCAGAAAGGAGAGATGCTGTAATGAGGTTCACAAGGTGAGAGTCGCTGGGCCAAAATGGGATTCCTCTGGCCGTGTTGAACAAGAGTCGGCTCAAATCACCTCATTTTACACGTTAGCTCTTGTGCATGCGCAGGAGAGAAGCATTTTTATCCTGCAGGCGGTGGCTAGTAACTCACAGTAGGAAAAATgctaaatgtggaaaaaaagaacTGAGTTGATTTGATGAGAGGGGAAAtattggtctattttaaatgcAAAGTTAAAGAAAGGAAGTGGCAATGGAAATGCAACCATTTTCCACTCATATGAAACGGAGCACATCaagactcatcatcattctcAAGAATAGCATAAACTTTCTTCTCAAGGGGAAGGGGAAAGAAATGGAAAGAGAAATGGTTATGATTTGTCTTGTGGTGCGTGCCAAGAAAAATGGTGTAGCGGTTTTCCCGCCTGCTCGTTTTTCTCCCATATTTAAGCCGGCTGCGTGCTGCTGGTAGACATTTACCACATCAAGGGCCCATTCAAGTTTCTATCACTCGCATTTGTGTgaggagggttagggttaggggaggACTGCATTAAAGTAaaccctttaaaaaaaataaagagaggGCCTGCGATGCTACAGTACTCCTGTGTGGtctctgtcccccccccccccccccatttacactctctctctcttgttctctctctctctctcattctctctctcgttctctctctctgtctctctcttgtTCTCTCTCGGTCTCTCTTTTACGTAGGTTCCTCCCTCTCTCACATTCTGTCCAAACCTATAAGCTGGCGAGGGCCCTTACTTACTACACACCCAGCAGGGCTTTAAAAAGGCAGGTCTCACAGGTCTCATACTCCATACTTTTTGGTTTTGGCGTTTTCTTCTGAACACCAGTCGAGTCCAGCATCTTCAGCCTCCGAGTCACATCACACCAGGGATGCAGACGCCACATCGCTGGTCTCGGAATCTCCCACTCATTTTTCTGGGAACTATGTTGCTGGCAGGAGATTGGGCTGCTGTGGAAAGCCAAGGTGAGGAGTCAACACAGATACGAGTGGTCCCTGTGGTTGGGCTATTTCGAGCACTGTGTGTGCAGATGCAGGTAAACTCAACATGTTAATGTGTGTGAGGAGTCAGGACAGACTGTGCCTCAGAACAAATTACACAAACTCAGGTTTGTGAGCAGAGAGAGAAGTCTGCAATTCTGCACATGAATAAAAAGTGTGGTTgagcacatttttgtttggttttctttAAGTTTGATTGCATTCTGCTTAATATGTAAAGCAGGTGGTTAGGTTGAGTACAGCTCGGTCGGTAGATGTGTTCTTGACAGCACTAACACTCCTAATTTCTTATGACATTGGGTCAACATATGTACTGATCATATTTTCGGTCATCTTCAACAGTCCTGTACGAACATGAAAGAGAGGCAGCCTACTGGGATGCCCAGGCCAAGGCCACGCTGGATGCTGCGTTGAAACTCCGCCCTCGGGACCACCAGGCCAAAAACATGATCTTGTTCCTTGGAgatggtatatatatatattttgtcattATTCTTGGAGTATTTTTCTCTGAAAAAGCAAGCGTGACATCGGTCAAGAGTACCCTCAAAATACGGGATGACAAACTGTCGGAAAATGGAGCCTTTTGAATGCAGGACAATGTGTATGTGTGGGTAGATAAGTACTCGATCCCATTGAAATGAGTGGTTGTGGATGGAATAAGAGggccatgtgtgtgtgctcagtAGGAAAATGATGGTGGACCAACCATCTGGAGCATGTTGTGAGAAGATTCAACGTCTAAGACCTGATTAATTGGCTTCATTCCAATAAATATTGCTTAGGTGGAATGAGGCCGAGGGTGCTCAAATTTTTTCACATTAACGTCATTCGAGGATATCTTTATGGGCGTTGCCTTGTGTACTGGGAAAGTCATACTGGTTCATTAGATGGGCAGAAAGTCAAAATGCACAATGGCATTGCATGAACGATTATGTAAGTCGGGGATGAGGACTTTAGGATATGCAGCGACAATTCAGGTGGCAATGTCGATTAGTGCAGCGATGGTTGTCGGATTAGATCAGCAAGATGTGACCTCTTGCAGCAATGGAACTGTGGTAACAGCGATcagtgagggggaaaaaaaaattaccatcaAAGTTAGAATGGTACTGTTaaatctatgtttttttttaaaaacatattttagactTCACTTTAGCTGAGTTTTAATCCCAACCTTTCTTGGGTTATGGTTGATGTAGCTTTGTTCCACCAGTAGCACCAGGACATCTACTTTAGCTCTCTTCTTGGAGTCCTATGTAAACATTAGATTGTTATACCTTCCTCCCTGCTTTAAAGAGGGTATTGCTGATGTCTCTAGCAGATGTTGGGGTCTCCCAATGTTCCTCCTTACCATTATGTACTGTTGTTTTCATTAGTCTACCCATGCAACTTCAGTGGTTTTTTCAGAAAATCTACATGATTGAAAAATATTTACTCAATGGCTCTGATTTGATCCGATTTTTCCATCTTATCTCATCGTTTATTCTCATATTTTTCCATCCTCAGCTTTACCGATAAGGTTTTTATGCTGCTTCCACCGTAACCTAGTAAAGATGCAGTCTTTATTTTTAGTCGAGTCTTGTTGGCAAAACTCAAACGTAAGACTGGGAATAGACATTCTATAGGATTTAAATTTCAAATGATTAATTTAATAGTTTTGGCCAGTGAATCCAAACCTGTTTCAGTTTATAGCAAAAAGTAAGAAAAATCTACTTTACAGTTCCAATACTAATGAAGGTGATAGTGTTTACGAAATCCAGTTTTATAAATACGCTCCAGTACACCTGCAGCCCTAGTAAGTATAAGCACTACAAAGAATGAATAGAACACTGTAAttgttctaaaaaaataaataaaagcaaacacaagATGAGCTGTTCCATGCTGTACAGTAAGTTCCATGATGTTGCACAGTAGTAATTTTGCACATGTTGACCCATGAGGTATTCTTTAAACAGTGGTCTTAATACTTGCCAAGCGCTGCTCTTTCAGTTGATGTTAATGGCATAAACTTTGTTTACTTGGAAGATGGTCAAATCCTCTTTTCACCTCAATTTGACAGGAATAGCCCTAGTTcttcaaacaaacatttttcttttttcaaccaAGGGTGAAAATGTCTGCTTTGGATTTTGGATGCTCTTAAATTGAGAAAACCTTTGGAAACTTTCAAGGGTCATTGAGGTCATTAACTGACAGGAATATACAAAATGATTATATGACTATGCGAAATGACTATGCAAGTCAGTAGCCTAACCCGTCATTGTCTTCCAGGAATGGGCGTGTCCACTGTGTCAGCCGCTCGAATCCTGGAAGGCCAAATGCAGGGCAATGCAGGAGAAGAGACGGTACTGGCCATGGACGCCTTTCCATATGTGGCACTTTCGAAGGTGACAACACATTAACACCACgcatttcaaaaacacaatataaaaacaaatattttgcccTTCTTATGTGCTGAATTTAATTGAGCTGAGCATTAGTGTGTTGAATTGGCTCTTATTACATTTTCTaggtgacatttttttattttatcacaatgtgtgagCTCTGATCCTATATTTGTTGCAGTACGTATGTGAAACAAGCTCagttgatagttttttttttcttcaccaatTTACTTTCTTTAACGTGTTGTCTTTTCCCTTCTCACTAAGACTTTGGCCCTTAAACCTGGATAAAGGCAACAGTTTAAGTAAAAATGCTGACACTGTGGCAAAATGAGAAAATAGATTTAAGGTGGGATCAAAGTTGAAGCCAACATCATAAGTCTTTAATTATGGTAATCATAGAGAGAACGAAGGTTTAAAGCTCTACTGAGCTATATGTTATGGTAAATACTGTAGTTTCTCATCTGCTAGGTCTTTCTGCAGAATATTCTGTGTACCTTTATGAAAGGcgaaccaaccccccccccctttttttttccaaagtaaGAATACTTTATATGTGGCAGAACAAGTAAAATCACAGTACACATACTCACCGTTTGTCACATGCAAATTAACTTTATTTTATGCACTTATCCAAAGTTATCTGATACAAATATTCACAACAAAGGATATAATCCATTAATCACCATTCATTAATATTTATAGTTCATTAAGCTACACTTGCCTCTTTAAAAATTATCTTTGCAATGGGTCAGTTTGACACAGAACCTAACAGGAAGGTTTAATATTCAATCTTGCGTACACCATGTCTGAGATGAAAAACAGAACGAATGAATTGCACATCAACTTCTTGATGTCAAAGAAATCCACAAAAATAAATCCATATTGGCTCACATATCTCAGTACACGTAGATGTTTATGATCATACTGTATTTGGTAGTTTTTATATTTGACtgtaacaaaataacaaaaaaaagtctaGAGGTCTATGAGCAATTGaagtattcattcattcatgcatgcattcattcaaaCATATTTCTTTTCACCAGACCTACAGTGTAGACAAGCAGGTGGCAGACAGTGCCAGCACAGCTACAGCTTACCATTGTGGAGTGAAAGCTAACGCCAAAACTGTTGGACTGAGCGGCAAGGCAGTGGCCTATGAATGTAACACCACCTTTGGCAACGAGGTCTACTCTGTGTTGCGACGTGCAAAAGCCAAAGGTAAAGGGTCAGCACGTTTAAGAGTTTCTTATCTGTATTATTGGAAGAATAAACCAACCATCTGATAAACATGTTACTGGACTAACACCGGTTATAGTTCAATGTTCACAGAGGGCTAATTAGTAGATGATTTTCCATTGCTTAGCAAATGTTTGGATGGCTATGAAACAGAAGTTTTATAATATTGACTTAGTCCTTGAGTACGTATGATGGACATCTTTTGGTGTCCTTAAATCACagataatgcattttttttacgacATTGCATAGCCAGAAAAGGATAAGACAACATACGTACGCCAAGGATTTTTTCATTTCAGTTTATTACCTTACTGAATATCCAATTTTAATGGCTGTCTATGTTCTTCATGTTCAAAATCTCTGTGTTTATCCAACACCTGAAACAACCCACAAACTGTGTGCACATAACCCTAATGCAGACTGACATTTTTCTCCATAGCCTTAAAAAATTGGTGACCTTGACATTACTCCAGTTggttctatgtgtgtgtgtgatgtgcgtgcgtttgtgtgtgcgtgtgtgcgtgcgtttgtgtctGTCTCAGGCAGTATCAGCAAGCTGCttgcaagtaccgtattttccgcactataaggcgcaccggattataaggcgcaccttcaatgaatggcccattttaaaactttgtccatatataagatatatacatttggcccgcgggccggactttggacacgcctgctgtgtgcttcaatattggtccatatataaagcgcacctgattataaggcgcactgtctgcttttgaaaaaattggaggtttttaggtgcgccttatagtgcagaaaatacggtatatgtcaTTTTCTAATTTTTGAATTTTAACAAACCATGTCTTGTTTTCACTGTCCAGGTAAATCAGTCGGTATCGTGACTACCACTCGGGTCCAGCATGCATCACCGGCTGCTGCCTATGCACACTCAGTCAGCCGGAGCTGGTACAGTGATGCAGATCTTCCCAGCAGCGCACGTCATCAAGGGTGTGTGGACATCGCCACGCAACTAGTCACCAACGTTGACATTGATGTGAGATTATTTTTGTATTCTTATATGTATGAGGATTTTACAGTTTAATTTTTTCCCCAACAATTCCAAGCCACTGTTTTGAATTTATGGTACTGCATAGGCTGGTGGTACAGTGGCGCATTTGACTCATAACCAAAATAATTGGCTGTCAACTTCTTCAGGAGGTGCCCGCTTCTTGGTTGAACATATTAAGACCCATACAATTTATAGATAGAGAGATGGACTTGCACAAGCAACTTAACTTGTACCCATTACACTGTACATTGTACTGATTTTGTCATCACATTCACCTTATAGAAAACACTTTGCATAAAGTTTATTGGTTGACGGTACAgttaaatgtttattattttatggCACAATTTTCATACAGTGTATATTGGCTGTGCAAGGACTTTGGTCTGGATAAACGATCAAAGAGCATTGACAGGACAGTTGTGCAGAAACATACTGTATTGTCACAATTATGAACACGGGTAGGATTGTTATTATGCAGAGGTTTTTGGTGCTGTTCACTCAGTTGGATTTGAGCAAATAGTATCAATGATACTTACTGCCTTGTGCAGTTTTCAGGCAGTTTTGCTCACTTGACAATTCTATCAGCTGATCTGAAGCCAAAGTTACTATTCCTTTTCCCTCAAGGCGTCCAATTGGCTCAACCGAATCCTTCAACATAGTACTTTGACTAACGTCATCCAGGAAGCCTTGTTCATCAGTCTGCCAACTCTCGTGTCTGTCTTGATAAATTACAAGCCACTTTTTTGTGATACTTTCTTTGCTCTTGATTTCCCATGTTGGACCGCACAGTTGAAGGCCAATAAACCACGTTGCCAAATATCAAACATACTATTTatcgtgaggaaaaaaaaagagctttctttttttgactGTCAGTTAATCCTGTTTGGCTAGAGTAGACATCCACAACTGTCATTAGCATCTTTTACACAGAGGTTGCATAAAAGTGCCATGAACGTGAAACTTACATTGCgccagctcttttatttttacaggTTATTCATGAACACAAGCAAAAATAGCATTCAGATTTATGaagcattttgtgtgtgtttaattaCACAATTAATATACTCAAATAATGATGCAGTGCAAAAAGACAATACTCTTGGTGTCCCTTTTTAGGTGATCTTGGGAGGAGGGAGGATGTACATGACACCAAAAGGAACTTCCGACCCTGAGTATCCAGCGTCCAACTCTCGCAAGGGGGACCGGAAAGACCGGAGGAATCTTATAGACGTCTGGTTGAAGGCTAAACCAGTaaggtcatctttttttttttttttcttccccaaacACAAGTAGTGTGTTTTTCATTACACACAAGGAGATACGTATGACAATGTAGATTTTGTCTGTCTATGTCTTTCAGAACAAGAATTCACACTATGTTTGGCACAGGAAGGAGTTTGATGAAATAAACGTTGAAACTACTGATCGACTCATGGGTGGGTAACTTGCAGTGCAAATAGGACATGAAATTATATTAATGCATTGGCAACGTTCTACACACACATCCAGTACTTGCATATCTGTGTCTAGGTCACCTAGTTGTTGACATTTTATCTTATGTTGTGAAACTGTTCCAGGGTTCAGAAAGAGCATATCCACTTGAATCTTAACAGCTATATGAAGTCACCAAAGCGTACAACTCTAAATTGATAGCTGTATTTCGTTATCGCCTTGCCATGGTGATAAGAACCCAAGGGCACGTTTCTTGTTCTATGCACCATGCACCATCGTGTCTGTCATCTTCTGTTtgaccaaataaataaaagtttatAGCTCATTATGAAGGTTTGGAAGCGTCGTTTTACCATGTTGCTTCGTCACTATTTCACTCATCATCAGGTTGCTTCGTCACTATTTCACTCATCACCATTATTTTGCATTTGCACGAGCACTTAGCCACAACTATTTATTGATGCATTGGTCGTCAACATTCATTTTCAGCCATTTCAGATTCTAGAGCACTTGGTGAATACCATGGGCCAAATATATgatttttcagttttgtttcTATTGCTGTCATAGTGCTACAAAATGTATTTCTAAGTCTCACATTTCTTGCATGTGAACAACTTAGCATTTGCTGCCAACCTTGCTAAAGTCACCTGTTAAGAATTAAATGTGTTAACATGTTTTTCCAAGCACTCACTCCTCATTATTAAACTTATGTTTCCACCACTTTTACTTTTTGGGTGttgctaaaacaaacaaaaaacaacaacgccaGATGAGTGTCTTTTTCAGCCAAATGTcctgcttttctttttaatgtaaaATTCCGGCATATATTTGCAATATTCATTTTCCTATTGATCCAAAATGTACATGTCTCATTGAATCTAGACTACTCGAAACAGCATCTAGCTTCTCGCTTTTCTTTGTTCCAGGTCTGTTTGAGCCAAAGGATATGAGATTTGAAGTTTTCCGAAATGCCACCAGGGACCCTTCAATTGTGGAGATGACTGAGAAAGCCATTCAGATCCTGAGCAAGAATCCAAAAggctattttctttttgtggAAGATGAGTACTTGATATTAATAGTAGAACTGATATACCTATACACTATAAATAGCAGAAGTATTGAGAAATACCTAATCAATGAACTACGGTAATTTGAGTCTGAACTCATTATCTGCTTTCAGTTCATATTTAGCCTGATTTAGAACTTATCAGTACGTGAATTATATTCTCTTCTTCCATTACGAGGGAGAATTGATCATGGACACCACGATGGCATAGCCAAACTTGCACTGACAGAGGCCGTGATGTTTGATCGAGCAATCGATCGAGCTTCTCAGCTCACCAGAGAATCTGATACACTGACTGTCGTCACGGCTGACCACTCGCATGTTTTCACTTTTGGCGGCAACACACCCCGAGGAAATCCAATTTTTGGTATGACTCATTTCAATTCATGTTCTGTTAGACCGGTATATGATTATTCTCAATCACcatgttgttattttttttcatgttggcAACTCAGGGCTAGCACCAAAAAAAGCAGATGACCAAATGCCTTTCACCAGCATCTTGTACGCCAACGGCCCCGGTTATGTGCATATAAATGGAACCAGAGGGAACATCACGATGGTGGATTACTGTAAGGACATGATAATAAC includes the following:
- the alpi.1 gene encoding alkaline phosphatase, intestinal, tandem duplicate 1, with the translated sequence MQTPHRWSRNLPLIFLGTMLLAGDWAAVESQVLYEHEREAAYWDAQAKATLDAALKLRPRDHQAKNMILFLGDGMGVSTVSAARILEGQMQGNAGEETVLAMDAFPYVALSKTYSVDKQVADSASTATAYHCGVKANAKTVGLSGKAVAYECNTTFGNEVYSVLRRAKAKGKSVGIVTTTRVQHASPAAAYAHSVSRSWYSDADLPSSARHQGCVDIATQLVTNVDIDVILGGGRMYMTPKGTSDPEYPASNSRKGDRKDRRNLIDVWLKAKPNKNSHYVWHRKEFDEINVETTDRLMGLFEPKDMRFEVFRNATRDPSIVEMTEKAIQILSKNPKGYFLFVEGGRIDHGHHDGIAKLALTEAVMFDRAIDRASQLTRESDTLTVVTADHSHVFTFGGNTPRGNPIFGLAPKKADDQMPFTSILYANGPGYVHINGTRGNITMVDYYDEEYMQQAAVPLDAETHGGEDVTIYAKGPMAHLFHGVKEQNYVAHVMAYAACLEPYTDCPPQTHFHTSRACVHTFSNLFFLLIAFWLSG